A genomic stretch from Antarcticibacterium flavum includes:
- a CDS encoding co-chaperone GroES, producing the protein MALNIKPLSDRVVIEPAAAETKTASGIYIPETAKEKPQKGTVVAVGKGNKDHDMTVKVGDEVLYGKYAGTELKLEGKDYLIMREDDILAIV; encoded by the coding sequence ATGGCTTTAAACATTAAACCTCTTTCAGACAGGGTTGTTATTGAACCTGCAGCCGCCGAGACTAAGACAGCCTCCGGTATTTATATTCCAGAAACTGCAAAGGAAAAACCTCAAAAAGGAACCGTAGTTGCCGTTGGTAAAGGAAATAAGGATCACGATATGACCGTAAAGGTTGGTGATGAAGTACTTTATGGGAAATACGCCGGTACAGAACTTAAACTGGAAGGAAAGGATTATTTGATCATGCGGGAAGACGATATCCTTGCAATTGTGTAA
- the secG gene encoding preprotein translocase subunit SecG, protein MSTFTIFLALIIIVAFLLVVVIMVQNPKGGGLSSSFGGGGGAQLGGVKKTTDFLDKSTWTLATLLLVLILLSNVTILDGTGTGESRVINGQQEVETNIPAPVQAPVENPEEQGTN, encoded by the coding sequence ATGAGCACTTTCACTATTTTTTTAGCATTGATAATCATCGTAGCATTTTTGCTCGTGGTAGTAATTATGGTACAAAATCCTAAGGGAGGCGGCCTTTCTTCTTCATTTGGAGGAGGCGGTGGTGCGCAACTTGGAGGAGTAAAGAAAACAACAGACTTTCTTGATAAGAGTACCTGGACATTGGCTACCTTATTATTAGTATTGATCCTGCTTTCCAATGTGACCATTCTTGATGGAACCGGTACAGGGGAATCAAGGGTAATCAATGGGCAACAGGAAGTGGAAACCAATATTCCTGCTCCAGTGCAGGCGCCGGTAGAAAATCCTGAGGAACAAGGGACAAACTAA
- a CDS encoding LptE family protein, giving the protein MKNLTYILISVFLLTFQSCGMYSFTGADTGGASTFQVNFFENAADIVEPGIDRDFTNRLQDLIQNQTNLSLTNSGGDLVYEGEIVDFYEAPMTATSDNRAAQNRLTITVQVRFFNSLEPNNDFDRRFSFYYDYPAGAQLRGAVLDTALDEIFNRITQDIFNASLTNW; this is encoded by the coding sequence ATGAAGAACCTAACATACATATTGATTTCTGTATTCCTGCTCACATTCCAGTCCTGCGGAATGTATTCTTTCACCGGGGCCGATACAGGTGGTGCATCCACTTTCCAGGTAAATTTCTTTGAGAATGCGGCAGATATTGTGGAACCGGGAATTGACCGGGATTTCACGAACCGCCTGCAGGACCTCATCCAGAACCAAACCAATCTCAGCCTTACAAACTCAGGTGGGGACCTTGTATATGAAGGAGAGATCGTAGATTTCTACGAAGCTCCCATGACCGCAACATCAGATAATCGTGCGGCTCAAAACAGGCTAACCATAACCGTGCAGGTTCGTTTTTTCAACAGCCTGGAGCCAAACAATGATTTTGACAGGAGATTTTCCTTCTATTATGATTATCCCGCCGGGGCGCAGCTGCGTGGGGCAGTGCTGGATACCGCCCTTGATGAGATCTTTAACAGGATCACCCAGGATATTTTTAACGCTTCCCTTACAAACTGGTAA
- a CDS encoding sigma-54 interaction domain-containing protein, with the protein MESVQAIKQRFEIIGNDPKLNRAVEKAIQVAPTDISVLVTGESGVGKESIPKIIHALSHRKHGKYIAVNCGAIPEGTIDSELFGHEKGAFTGATATRSGYFEVADGGTIFLDEVGELPLTTQVRLLRVLENGEFIKVGSSKVQKTNVRIVAATNLNMFDAIKKDKFREDLYYRLSTVEINLPPLRERKEDIHLLFRKFAADFALKYKMPTIRLEDDAVELLQKYRWGGNIRQLRNVAEQISVLEQERNIDAGELRHYLPDIGSNLPAVISDKKKEGDFSNEREILYKVLFDMKSDLNDLKKLTMELMESGNYQKVQEEHEGLIDKIYGNGDSDEDIEDIKEENLEVLQIAQKSRDREREREKELEDKYYFAEEIEEEETLSLQDKELELIKKSLERHNGKRKNAAEELGISERTLYRKIKQYNL; encoded by the coding sequence ATGGAATCAGTTCAGGCAATAAAACAGCGGTTTGAGATCATTGGGAATGACCCAAAGCTTAACCGCGCAGTAGAAAAAGCTATACAGGTTGCACCCACAGATATTTCTGTTCTGGTGACCGGTGAGAGTGGTGTTGGTAAGGAAAGTATCCCAAAGATCATTCACGCGCTCTCCCACAGAAAGCACGGGAAGTATATCGCGGTAAACTGCGGTGCGATCCCGGAGGGTACCATAGACAGTGAACTTTTTGGTCACGAAAAAGGTGCTTTTACAGGAGCAACTGCAACGCGAAGTGGATATTTCGAGGTGGCAGATGGGGGCACGATCTTCCTGGATGAAGTAGGAGAACTTCCCCTCACCACCCAGGTAAGGCTTCTAAGGGTCCTGGAAAACGGCGAATTTATAAAGGTAGGATCTTCCAAAGTGCAAAAGACAAATGTGCGCATTGTAGCAGCTACTAATCTTAATATGTTCGATGCCATCAAAAAAGATAAATTCAGGGAAGACCTTTATTACAGGTTAAGCACCGTAGAGATCAATCTACCTCCTTTAAGGGAAAGAAAGGAAGATATCCACCTGCTATTCAGGAAATTTGCAGCAGATTTTGCCCTTAAATATAAAATGCCGACTATTAGACTTGAAGATGATGCAGTGGAACTTCTTCAAAAGTACAGATGGGGAGGGAACATTCGCCAGCTTCGCAATGTGGCAGAACAAATTTCGGTCCTGGAGCAGGAGAGAAATATTGATGCAGGGGAGTTACGGCATTATCTTCCCGATATTGGCAGCAATCTTCCCGCGGTAATTTCAGACAAGAAAAAGGAAGGTGATTTTAGCAATGAACGGGAGATCCTTTATAAGGTATTGTTCGACATGAAAAGCGACCTCAACGACCTTAAAAAACTCACCATGGAGCTCATGGAAAGCGGCAATTACCAGAAGGTACAGGAGGAGCACGAGGGGCTTATCGATAAGATATACGGCAATGGAGACTCGGATGAGGATATCGAGGATATCAAAGAAGAGAATCTTGAAGTACTGCAAATTGCACAAAAATCCAGGGATAGGGAACGCGAAAGGGAAAAGGAACTTGAGGATAAATATTATTTTGCTGAAGAGATCGAGGAAGAAGAAACCCTGTCCCTGCAGGATAAAGAGTTGGAACTCATCAAAAAATCCCTGGAACGCCACAATGGAAAACGCAAAAATGCTGCAGAAGAGCTGGGAATTAGTGAGCGAACCCTGTATAGAAAAATAAAACAATATAATTTATAA